Proteins encoded in a region of the Perognathus longimembris pacificus isolate PPM17 chromosome 11, ASM2315922v1, whole genome shotgun sequence genome:
- the LOC125359618 gene encoding small nuclear ribonucleoprotein E-like has translation MAYRGQGQKVQKVMVQPINLIFRYLQNRSRIQVWLYEQVNMRIEGCIIGFDEYMNLVLDDEEEIHSKTKSRKQLGWIMLKGDNITLLQSVSN, from the coding sequence ATGGCATACCGTGGCCAGGGACAAAAGGTGCAGAAGGTGATGGTGCAGCCCATCAACCTCATCTTCAGATACCTACAAAATAGATCTCGGATTCAGGTGTGGCTCTATGAACAAGTGAATATGCGGATAGAGGGATGTATCATTGGTTTTGATGAATACATGAACCTTGTGTtagatgatgaagaagaaatTCATTCTAAAACCAAGTCAAGAAAACAACTGGGTTGGATCATGCTAAAAGGAGATAATATTACTCTACTACAAAGTGTCTCCAACTAG